Proteins encoded in a region of the Bacillus sp. T3 genome:
- a CDS encoding YlqD family protein, translating to MKLLQTVVIKQVLTEESKAELFEKYHSKKLQLQKECDQLRFELKKLEKTKKFQTTGLIKHFDKEIQSRKEKIKLADFQIEQLHNLPLGSELKEREVQAVVDVEVGDNWDEFLTGSTIIIKDGVVSEIRER from the coding sequence ATGAAACTACTGCAAACTGTTGTGATCAAGCAAGTTTTAACAGAAGAAAGCAAAGCAGAACTATTCGAAAAATACCACTCAAAAAAACTTCAGCTACAAAAAGAATGTGACCAGCTTCGGTTTGAATTAAAGAAACTTGAAAAAACAAAAAAATTCCAAACCACAGGGCTAATAAAGCATTTTGATAAAGAAATCCAATCCCGAAAAGAAAAAATTAAGTTAGCTGATTTTCAAATTGAACAATTACATAACCTACCATTAGGAAGCGAACTAAAGGAACGTGAAGTACAAGCAGTTGTCGACGTCGAGGTTGGGGACAATTGGGATGAGTTCCTAACTGGATCAACGATTATCATTAAAGATGGTGTTGTTTCGGAAATAAGAGAGAGGTGA
- a CDS encoding KH domain-containing protein, with translation MKQLIETIVKPLVDFPDDVVVDVLEEDQRVTYKLSVNKTDMGKVIGKQGRVAKAIRTVVYAAGSTQQKKIFLEITE, from the coding sequence ATGAAGCAACTAATCGAAACTATCGTAAAGCCCCTAGTTGATTTTCCGGACGACGTCGTCGTTGACGTATTAGAAGAGGATCAACGCGTGACCTATAAGCTTTCTGTTAACAAGACCGATATGGGAAAGGTAATTGGAAAGCAGGGGCGCGTTGCTAAGGCAATCAGAACAGTAGTCTACGCAGCAGGATCAACACAACAGAAGAAGATTTTTTTAGAAATCACAGAATGA
- the rpsP gene encoding 30S ribosomal protein S16: MAVKIRLKRMGAKKSPFYRIVVADSRSPRDGRYIEVVGTYNPVAQPAVVEINEELALKWLQTGAKPSDTVRNLFSNQGVMEKFHNVKNSK, from the coding sequence ATGGCAGTAAAAATTCGCTTAAAACGTATGGGAGCTAAAAAATCTCCTTTCTATCGTATCGTAGTTGCAGATTCTCGTTCACCACGTGATGGACGTTACATTGAAGTAGTTGGAACATACAATCCAGTTGCTCAACCAGCAGTAGTAGAAATCAATGAAGAGTTAGCTCTTAAATGGTTACAAACAGGTGCAAAACCTTCTGATACAGTTCGTAACCTTTTCTCTAATCAAGGCGTTATGGAAAAATTCCATAATGTTAAGAACAGCAAGTAA
- the ffh gene encoding signal recognition particle protein, whose translation MAFEGLADRLQNTIQKIRGKGKVSEADVKEMMREVRLALLEADVNFKVVKDFVKKVSERAQGQEVLKSLTPGQQVIKVVQEELTELMGGEQSKIAVSNRPPTVILMVGLQGAGKTTTTGKLANLLRKKYNRKPMLVAADIYRPAAIKQLETLGKQLGMPVFSLGDQVSPVEIARQGIAKAKEEHHDYVLIDTAGRLHIDETLMDELKQIKELSKPDEIFLVVDAMTGQDAVNVAQSFNETLGLTGVVLTKLDGDTRGGAALSIRSVTNTPIKFVGLGEKMDALEPFHPERMASRILGMGDVLTLIEKAQANVDEEKAKELEKKMRTASFTLDDFLDQLGQVRNLGPLDELLKMMPGANKIKGLNNVQIDEKQISHVEAIIQSMTKEEKINPEIINANRRKRIAKGSGTSVPDVNRLLKQFEDMKKMMKQMTNMQQKGKKKGGFKLPFNPFG comes from the coding sequence ATGGCATTTGAAGGATTAGCCGACCGACTGCAAAATACAATCCAAAAAATCCGCGGAAAAGGTAAAGTATCAGAAGCGGATGTTAAGGAAATGATGCGTGAAGTACGTCTTGCCCTATTAGAGGCTGACGTTAACTTTAAAGTAGTAAAGGATTTTGTAAAAAAGGTTAGTGAGCGTGCCCAAGGCCAAGAGGTATTAAAAAGCCTAACACCAGGACAGCAAGTTATAAAAGTTGTACAAGAAGAATTGACCGAGCTCATGGGCGGGGAGCAAAGTAAAATTGCCGTTTCTAATCGTCCGCCAACCGTCATTCTAATGGTTGGTTTGCAGGGTGCAGGTAAAACAACAACAACTGGAAAGCTTGCCAATCTGCTTCGGAAAAAGTACAATCGCAAACCAATGCTTGTTGCAGCAGATATTTACCGTCCTGCAGCGATCAAACAGCTTGAAACCCTTGGAAAGCAGCTTGGAATGCCTGTTTTTTCGCTTGGTGATCAGGTAAGTCCAGTTGAAATTGCAAGACAAGGGATTGCAAAAGCAAAGGAAGAGCACCATGACTATGTTTTAATCGATACAGCAGGTCGACTGCATATTGATGAAACGCTAATGGATGAGCTTAAGCAAATTAAGGAACTTTCCAAGCCTGATGAAATATTCCTGGTAGTTGATGCTATGACCGGACAAGATGCTGTGAATGTAGCACAAAGCTTTAATGAAACGCTAGGTCTTACAGGTGTTGTTTTAACTAAATTAGATGGGGATACCCGTGGTGGTGCCGCTCTTTCCATCCGTTCTGTAACCAATACGCCGATAAAATTTGTCGGTCTTGGGGAAAAAATGGATGCTTTGGAACCATTCCATCCTGAGCGAATGGCTTCAAGGATACTGGGAATGGGCGATGTTCTTACTTTAATCGAAAAAGCGCAGGCAAATGTCGATGAAGAAAAGGCGAAAGAGCTAGAAAAGAAGATGCGAACAGCTTCTTTTACCCTAGACGATTTTCTCGATCAGCTTGGACAGGTTCGTAATCTTGGTCCGCTTGATGAATTGTTAAAAATGATGCCAGGTGCGAATAAAATCAAAGGCTTAAACAATGTCCAAATTGATGAGAAGCAAATTTCTCATGTCGAAGCCATCATTCAATCGATGACAAAGGAAGAGAAAATCAACCCTGAAATCATCAACGCCAACCGTCGTAAACGGATTGCGAAGGGGAGTGGCACATCTGTCCCTGATGTCAATCGTCTTCTAAAGCAATTTGAAGACATGAAGAAAATGATGAAGCAAATGACAAATATGCAGCAAAAAGGCAAGAAAAAAGGTGGCTTTAAGCTTCCATTTAATCCATTTGGTTGA
- a CDS encoding putative DNA-binding protein has protein sequence MLEKTTRMNYLYDFYQSLLTPKQRSYMSLYYLDDFSLGEIAEEYDVSRQAVYDNIKRTENMLEEYEEKLSLLQKFQERNQLLAKVKEQLASDTPSKQELLEAIDDIEKLD, from the coding sequence ATGCTTGAAAAAACAACACGCATGAATTACCTGTATGATTTTTATCAGTCGTTGTTAACACCAAAGCAGCGTAGCTATATGTCCCTTTATTATTTAGATGATTTTTCCCTTGGAGAAATTGCTGAAGAGTATGACGTAAGCCGGCAAGCAGTATATGATAACATTAAACGTACAGAAAATATGCTTGAGGAATATGAGGAGAAGCTGTCATTACTTCAGAAATTCCAAGAGCGTAATCAACTACTTGCGAAGGTTAAGGAACAGCTTGCATCAGACACTCCTTCAAAACAGGAGCTACTCGAGGCAATTGACGATATTGAAAAATTAGATTAG